From the genome of Danaus plexippus chromosome 30, MEX_DaPlex, whole genome shotgun sequence, one region includes:
- the LOC116776666 gene encoding putative fatty acyl-CoA reductase CG5065: protein MTPSIGVAEFYKNKTIFVTGGTGFLGKVLVEKLLRCCPDLKRIYLLMRPKKGLNVNERIDDYFNCRVFEIIHEKSPKIFDKVTVIPGDILQHNLGISIEDWEKLQRETEIVFHCAACVRFDMPIRDAVNLNTLGTDRVLKLADDMEKLEVFLHVSTSYCRSDLQKLGERLYPAKHRPQDIIDIVKWMDDELLALIQPKLIEPQPNTYSYTKSLSEDLVAQKAGKYPIVIARPSIVTAAEKEPLPGWVDNMNGPTGLLVGCGKGVIRTMHCHASYQADAVPVDYVANACVLLGYLTAIDKPKEIRVCNITQSDQNPITWDEAINLGRVHLHEYPSSVCLWYPGGSTKNSKLHHMIASFFFHLLPAYFIDLLMLLMGKKTFMVKVQKRVSYGMNVLEYYTTNEWFFENDFYKSLKTRISKQDNEVFYTDFSTFNWSDYMRKYMKGAREFCCKEDPSTLPQARKLLNRLYWLDKFMKFLLLSLFAYFMYNSVAKKIML, encoded by the exons atgacGCCATCTATTGGCGTTGCTgagttttacaaaaacaaaacaatattcgtCACCGGGGGTACTGGTTTCTTGGGGAAAGTTTTGGTGGAGAAGCTGCTGCGATGCTGTCCAGATTTAAAgaggatatatttattaatgcgACCAAAGAAAGGGCTGAACGTTAACGAGAGAATCGATGATTACTTCAACTGTAGG gtTTTCGAAATCATTCATGAGAAATCACCTAAGATTTTCGACAAGGTCACTGTAATTCCTGGAGACATTCTCCAACATAACCTTGGCATCTCTATTGAAGATTGGGAAAAATTACAGCGCGAAACTGAGATTGTGTTCCACTGTGCTGCCTGCGTTAG ATTTGATATGCCTATCCGTGATGCTGTAAACTTGAACACTCTGGGCACTGACAGGGTTTTGAAGCTAGCTGATGATATGGAGAAGCTGGAG GTGTTCCTCCACGTGTCTACATCATACTGTCGAAGCGATTTACAAAAGTTGGGAGAGCGTCTATATCCAGCTAAGCATAGACCACAGGATATCATAGACATCGTCAAATGGATGGACGACGAGCTTCTGGCACTCATACAGCCAAA ATTAATTGAGCCACAACCGAACACGTATTCTTACACGAAATCATTAAGTGAAGACCTCGTTGCTCAAAAAGCGGGGAAGTACCCCATTGTGATAGCAAGGCCATCTATTG TGACTGCCGCCGAAAAGGAACCTCTACCAGGTTGGGTGGACAATATGAATGGACCCACGGGACTTTTAGTGGGTTGCGGAAAAG gCGTTATACGCACCATGCATTGTCATGCGTCGTACCAAGCAGATGCCGTTCCCGTTGATTACGTGGCGAACGCTTGCGTTCTTCTGGGATACCTCACAGCTATCGACAA ACCAAAAGAGATCAGGGTTTGTAACATCACGCAATCCGACCAAAATCCTATCACATGGGACGAAGCCATTAATCTGG gtcGTGTCCACTTGCACGAGTATCCATCCTCCGTCTGTCTGTGGTATCCCGGCGGATCGACCAAGAACTCCAAACTTCACCATATGATAGCATCGTTCTTCTTTCACCTCCTGCCAGCGTATTTCATTGATCTACTCATGCTTCTGATGGGAAAGAAGACATT CATGGTGAAAGTGCAAAAACGCGTGAGTTACGGCATGAATGTGCTTGAATACTACACAACAAACGAGTGGTTTTTCGAAAATGATTTCTACAAATCTCTGAAAACAAGAATATCAAAGCAGGATAACGAAGTTTTTTACACGGATTTTTCG acaTTCAATTGGAGCGATTACATGCGGAAATACATGAAGGGAGCCAGAGAATTTTGTTGTAAAGAGGACCCTAGTACTCTACCCCAAGCGAGGAAACTTCTAAATCG
- the LOC116776664 gene encoding glucose-1-phosphatase-like, translating to MKNAEVCKIEGICNFDKEDSEITYEFGNLLNVEGSLLWANLIVDSFLMSYYDGFQIENVAWGMIKDSGQWRTLTRLMIQYQHVVFNSKLVGRQVSKPLLSYISSKFTAETEKKFISLHAHDANLYFVLAALEVEEFVLPEQYERTPIGGKLVFQRWHDATQDRDLFKLDFVYLTVDQIRDGSKLSASNPPRWVQLFFKDCPVDSDGFCSWEDFVNVLNDAASF from the coding sequence ATGAAAAATGCTGAAGTGTGCAAAATCGAGGGCATATGCAACTTCGATAAAGAAGACAGCGAAATTACATATGAATTCGGTAATTTGCTGAACGTCGAGGGCTCCTTGCTGTGGGCGAACCTGATAGTCGATTCGTTTCTTATGAGCTACTACGACGGATTTCAAATAGAAAACGTAGCTTGGGGAATGATCAAAGATTCTGGACAGTGGCGGACGCTCACAAGACTGATGATACAGTATCAGCACGTTGTTTTTAACAGTAAGTTAGTAGGGAGACAAGTGTCAAAACCTCTTCTCAGCTATATATCGTCTAAGTTTACTGcggaaacagaaaaaaaattcatttcgCTTCATGCCCATGAcgcaaatttatattttgttctggCGGCACTGGAAGTTGAGGAGTTTGTGTTGCCAGAGCAATATGAAAGGACACCGATAGGCGGGAAGTTGGTGTTCCAGAGATGGCACGACGCTACACAGGACAGAGATCTGTTTAAATtggattttgtatatttaaccGTAGATCAGATAAGAGATGGGTCAAAACTATCAGCTAGTAATCCCCCACGCTGGGTGCAGCTGTTTTTCAAGGATTGTCCCGTAGACTCAGACGGGTTCTGTTCCTGGGAAGATTTTGTTAATGTTCTAAATGATGCAGccagtttttaa
- the LOC116776476 gene encoding vacuolar protein sorting-associated protein 37A-like gives MLPRSYYTEQDIRKRQIDTLKIFNDNVTEIVENTEYKVDFSSNGHNLYLTVILNSEFPNEKPNIFVSPVFPHPWLAENSNQVIGAPGLVNYSPHSDLGRVVQVIIREFQRSAPNIYGHEDKSTDTSPMSHYSNQSLMFPELNELSIDELQEIIENPDLQDKLLETNPQLIELDLETEELMASIEQIAQDNINKQQMLDDLKTQVLDRISTIVQMKMSYERLNRQHQKLSEIYDPHRIRECLKEAALKADEDAEVIAEQFLLGNIPIETFISQFAEKRALGQARRAREERLTHQLAQLDKATI, from the exons ATGCTTCCCCGTTCATATTACACGGAACAAGACATAAGGAAGCGGCAGAttgatacattaaaaatatttaatgacaatGTTACTGAGATTGTTGAAAATACGGAATACAAAGTCGATTTTTCCTCTAATGGACACAACTTATATCTTACAGTGATTCTTAACTCTGAATTTCCTAATGAGAAGCCTAACATATTCGTAAGCCCCGTCTTTCCTCACCCGTGGCTTGCTGAAAACTCAAACCAAGTGATTGGTGCACCAGGATTGGTGAACTATAGTCCACATTCTGATTTAGGACGGGTTGTTCAAGTTATTATACGCGAATTTCAGCGTTCAGCACCTAATATATACGGTCACGAAGATAAGTCCACAGACACCAGCCCAATGTCGCACTATAGCAACCAATCGCTGATGTTTCCAGAGTTGAATGAACTATCCATTGATGAATTACAGGAGATCATTGAAAATCCTGATCTACAG GATAAATTActtgagaccaatccacaGTTGATCGAGTTAGATCTTGAGACTGAAGAACTTATGGCGAGTATCGAACAAATAGCTCAGGATAATATAAACAAGCAACAAATGCTCGACGATTTAAAGACGCAGGTCCTGGATCGTATCTCAACGATCGTACAGATGAAGATGAGCTACGAGCGATTGAATCGTCAACACCAGAAGCTATCGGAGATATATGATCCTCATAGAATACGCGAGTGTCTAAAGGAGGCGGCATTGAAAGCCGACGAGGATGCCGAAGTGATTGCCGAGCAATTCCTATtgg GTAATATACCGATAGAAACCTTTATATCTCAGTTCGCGGAGAAGCGAGCTCTAGGTCAAGCGAGACGAGCCAGAGAGGAGAGGCTTACACATCAACTCGCACAATTAGATAAAGccacaatataa